A genomic window from Thermococcus nautili includes:
- a CDS encoding type II toxin-antitoxin system VapC family toxin: MNVVLDTNVFNNRTFLEWLKHSDLEPVTSSVVYMELLYKYARRKGLAEARSKLMAVFNSLAIEVMDFDWECAELAVESALGRWDFSKNARDYMIGSLALKLNAPLVTYNKKHFSWLPEVLTPEEVMERFGK, from the coding sequence ATGAACGTTGTACTCGATACCAACGTCTTCAACAACAGGACCTTTCTCGAATGGTTGAAGCACTCAGACCTTGAGCCAGTAACGAGTTCGGTGGTTTATATGGAACTGCTCTACAAATATGCCAGACGAAAGGGTCTCGCCGAAGCTAGGAGCAAGTTAATGGCCGTTTTCAACTCGCTGGCAATTGAGGTTATGGACTTTGATTGGGAATGTGCAGAGCTTGCGGTGGAATCTGCCCTCGGTCGCTGGGACTTCTCGAAGAACGCGAGGGATTACATGATAGGCTCATTGGCTCTGAAGCTCAACGCCCCGCTGGTTACCTACAACAAGAAGCACTTCAGCTGGCTTCCGGAGGTTCTAACGCCGGAGGAAGTCATGGAGAGGTTCGGCAAATAG
- a CDS encoding YhbY family RNA-binding protein yields the protein MEKRLPGKVRRALRARYYDIEPRAWIGKKGLAESVIEEIETQLEKDGVLKVEIRKGALISTGMDRKAIAEKVAELTDSELIDVRGKRFILFKPREGWERYLRRLERKASAERREKPVRKVRLDIANFRKKFRKGRD from the coding sequence ATGGAGAAACGCTTACCCGGTAAAGTGAGGAGGGCTCTGCGCGCGAGATACTACGACATCGAACCGCGAGCGTGGATTGGTAAGAAGGGTCTCGCCGAGAGCGTGATTGAGGAAATTGAGACACAGCTTGAGAAGGACGGTGTCCTTAAGGTTGAGATAAGGAAGGGAGCGCTCATCTCGACCGGAATGGACAGAAAGGCCATAGCGGAGAAGGTAGCCGAGCTCACCGACAGCGAGCTGATAGACGTCAGGGGCAAAAGGTTTATATTGTTCAAACCGAGGGAAGGCTGGGAAAGGTATTTAAGGCGCCTTGAAAGAAAGGCGTCGGCTGAGAGGCGGGAGAAGCCCGTCCGTAAAGTCAGGCTCGACATCGCTAACTTCAGGAAGAAGTTTAGGAAGGGGAGGGATTGA
- the rpl18a gene encoding 50S ribosomal protein L18Ae, which translates to MEVKVYRVKGIFQRGKLKQPFTKEYRALKPEHVVELVYSEIGSKHRVPRTKIWIESIEEIKPEEAENPIVRRLSLEL; encoded by the coding sequence ATGGAGGTCAAGGTCTACCGTGTTAAGGGAATCTTCCAGAGGGGTAAGCTCAAGCAGCCCTTCACCAAGGAGTACCGCGCTCTCAAGCCGGAGCACGTCGTCGAGCTCGTCTACTCCGAGATAGGGAGCAAGCACCGCGTCCCGAGAACCAAGATATGGATTGAGAGCATCGAGGAGATAAAGCCGGAAGAGGCGGAGAACCCGATAGTCAGGAGGCTCAGCCTCGAGCTCTGA
- a CDS encoding DUF7411 family protein produces MKVHHLYSGGKDSSLSAWILSQLGYEVELVTVTFGLLDNWRYARETAERLGFKHRVLELPVEILEKAGEMAISDGHPNNAIQFIHERALEALASLPEVERVSDGTRRDDRVPLLDLPKARSLEDRFGVAYIRPLLGLGYKTIRELTEKLFVVEIRESEELEKADYEVELRHLLRENGIDPLEIFPKRHYQSRVLGWKREIRARG; encoded by the coding sequence ATGAAAGTTCACCACCTCTACTCCGGCGGAAAGGATTCAAGTCTGTCGGCGTGGATTCTGAGCCAGCTCGGCTACGAGGTCGAGCTCGTGACGGTCACCTTCGGCCTGCTCGACAACTGGAGGTACGCGAGGGAAACAGCTGAGAGGCTCGGCTTCAAGCATAGAGTTCTGGAGCTTCCGGTTGAAATCCTCGAAAAAGCCGGGGAGATGGCAATAAGCGACGGTCACCCGAACAACGCGATACAGTTCATCCACGAGAGGGCTCTGGAGGCTCTGGCGTCCCTTCCCGAAGTGGAAAGGGTGAGCGATGGGACGCGGAGAGACGACAGGGTTCCGCTCCTCGACCTGCCAAAAGCGAGGTCGCTGGAGGACAGGTTTGGGGTTGCCTACATAAGGCCTCTCCTAGGCCTCGGTTACAAGACGATACGCGAGCTGACCGAGAAGCTCTTCGTCGTCGAAATCCGGGAGAGCGAGGAGCTTGAGAAGGCTGACTACGAGGTTGAGCTGAGGCATCTCCTCAGGGAGAATGGCATCGACCCGCTCGAAATCTTTCCGAAGAGACACTACCAGTCGAGGGTTCTGGGGTGGAAAAGAGAAATCAGAGCTCGAGGCTGA
- a CDS encoding translation initiation factor IF-6, protein MHIERLDFENSPYLGVYGFATDRVAVIREGLGEKKLEVLREVLKVPLIETSVMKSRIVGIFVAGNSNALIVPWYIWDAELDFINARLREYGIDMEVVPFQSRLTAFGNLILANDKGALVSKDFTREEARKIEDILGVPVERGVIADYTAVGSVGVVTNRGGLVHPEATDEELEWLSDLFKVDIYVGTANMGVPFVGSCMIANSHGVVVGHLTTGPEIVKIEEALGFLG, encoded by the coding sequence AGCGGTGATTAGAGAGGGCCTCGGCGAGAAGAAGCTAGAGGTCCTCAGGGAAGTTTTGAAGGTCCCGCTCATCGAGACGAGCGTCATGAAGTCGCGCATCGTCGGCATATTCGTTGCCGGCAACTCCAACGCCCTGATAGTCCCCTGGTACATCTGGGACGCCGAGCTCGACTTCATAAACGCCCGGCTCAGGGAGTACGGGATTGACATGGAGGTCGTCCCCTTCCAGAGCAGGCTCACCGCCTTCGGAAACTTGATTCTGGCCAATGACAAAGGCGCTCTGGTCAGCAAGGACTTCACGAGGGAGGAAGCGAGGAAGATTGAAGATATTCTCGGCGTTCCGGTTGAGAGGGGAGTCATAGCCGACTACACGGCGGTTGGAAGCGTCGGCGTCGTCACGAACAGGGGCGGTCTCGTGCACCCCGAGGCGACCGACGAGGAGCTTGAGTGGCTGAGCGACCTCTTCAAGGTCGATATATACGTCGGAACCGCCAACATGGGCGTTCCCTTCGTTGGCTCGTGCATGATAGCCAACTCACACGGCGTCGTCGTCGGACACCTGACGACGGGTCCGGAGATAGTGAAGATTGAAGAGGCTTTAGGCTTCCTCGGATAA
- a CDS encoding AbrB/MazE/SpoVT family DNA-binding domain-containing protein, with amino-acid sequence MPVVTKKYQVTIPKEVREALGIKAGDEVVFVREGNRYVLMKLTDLLKELSEITSDIDETVEEVRQGLARGIERSLRELEGEE; translated from the coding sequence ATGCCAGTCGTCACGAAGAAATACCAGGTCACGATACCCAAGGAGGTTAGGGAGGCGCTTGGAATAAAGGCCGGAGACGAGGTGGTTTTCGTTAGAGAGGGGAATCGTTACGTTTTGATGAAGCTTACCGACCTCCTCAAGGAGCTTAGCGAGATAACAAGCGACATAGACGAGACAGTTGAAGAAGTTAGACAGGGACTGGCGAGGGGTATAGAACGCTCTCTGCGCGAGCTGGAGGGAGAGGAATGA